The Bacillota bacterium DNA segment ATTTTATCATTTCTATATCTTCAGGACTAAATGTCCTACCTGAAAATGTTCTATTAGTATTGTTCATGACTTGATTACCTACCTCCCCCAAGTCTACTATACAATACTAATCTTGTACGTGTCCAACTCGGTTTTGCGAAAATATTTTTTTGCTACTCTCTATAACTCTTGTTTTCTCTTTCTTTTAAATTCGTGCTTCATCTCTGAAGATAACTTTCTGAAGGGTAATTTCAAAAACATATCAATACTTATCCCATTCATTAAAAACTGCCATAATATTTTCCTTGGGAACGTTTTTACCCCATTCACACTGGGCAATTACCCCAGTCCTTTTTTCTTTCAGTAATGCTTTTGCCACCCGTTTTACTGCATTTCTAACATCCTGTTCTGTTCCGAAGGGAAGAATGTGCTGCCTGTCAATTTCACCCCAGAATGTAACCTTTCCAGCATATAGTTTACCTAGTTTTTCTATATCCATGCAAAATAATTGGGAATTTATAGCATCTATACCTATTTCAATCAGGTCAGGATATATTGATTCTATATTTCCATCAGAATGGAAAAATACATACTTTCCTTTGCTGTGTAAGATGTCGCAATAATCCTTGTAAAGTGGCTTATAGAACTCCCGCCATAGGTCAGGTGAAATAAGTAAAGCCTTCTGTGTCCCCCAGTCATCCATAAAGGAAACACCATCCACATCAGTATCTGCCCACATTCTTATTTCTCGTATGTAAAATTCGTGGA contains these protein-coding regions:
- a CDS encoding methyltransferase, translated to MDSRERMIKTLNNEEVDRIPRNLWVLPYVSRYCEEELSEVRQKFPDDIASPVFKYGAGKRCKGDPCEVGWYIDSWGCVWHVAEAGVIGEVKEYPLADWNQLDSYKLPWELLDKADLSQVNSSCGNSDKFMLAGTEIRPFERMQFLRGTERLFMDLAYGVKEVYKLREMLHEFYIREIRMWADTDVDGVSFMDDWGTQKALLISPDLWREFYKPLYKDYCDILHSKGKYVFFHSDGNIESIYPDLIEIGIDAINSQLFCMDIEKLGKLYAGKVTFWGEIDRQHILPFGTEQDVRNAVKRVAKALLKEKRTGVIAQCEWGKNVPKENIMAVFNEWDKY